CAGTTAAAGTCTCTGTGTCCGTCTCTGACTTGAGGACGGCGTTCGgcgttccactgacctccgtgatTCTGCATCGGGTCCTGGGAGCGGTGGCGGTGAGGTCCTCCGTGGCTACATGGGACACTCcagtctggatgtctctgctgttcggtgggtcctcctctccttcagacctTTCCAGCTTGACCCCAGGACCAGCAGCCTCTGCATCTGCAGACTGACACAAGAAGAGAGGAGGTTATTACCAGTAAATTAGTTTAATTGGATAACAATATCTCAGGGAAGTTTCACAATATGTTAGATATGTAAGGGTGAACATGTAAGCAAATTGATAGCCAAGGGGAGCCATTTGATGTACTGTAAATTCTAATGTTACACTAAGACAGTAACCTCGATCACGATAAcatgctgggttgaggttccactcccctcatcaacagtAATTGGTTGGTCATCTCTACACGCATTATGTGCCGCTTgcttcacaaagctcctgtggcCTCGAGTGAGATGTCCTCCATCTAAGAGAGTGATTGGGGGAAAAGAGGTGCTTAAATTAGGTACTGTCAATGCTCAATGCTATATTGTACACTATTGAAACTGTCTAGGATGTAAGGTAACATTTCTTATAACTTCTTGATATACTATTTATTGTTCCATGCATCATGTTGTTTTAATTGAGTTTGACAACAGGACATGCAGTAAATCCAGAATCTGGTTAGAATATAATATTTTGTCCAAGTGCAAGAAGCCTGGTCCCAAactatttgtgttgttgttgcaaGATGGCTAGGTAAACAGGGTAAGTATTGCATACTATCCAAACACTGACCAAGATCCAATTCTGGTTCACACATCTGAACACATGCGCAGAGGAACGGGGCGACAGCCTCGGCAACATcaaaatgtacctcttgccattcctctatatcggtcgaggatcttgacactactgTGACGATTAGCGAGGACGCGCTCCCGCGCCATCTTCAGTTCCAGTagctgtagtttcctccgcaatcccctgttttctttctggctttgagttatttccaaacgaaacactgcatagtcgtcgtctacgagtttacagatatctgccacggctgcatttgctagcacctccatgatggaggctatttgagtgtgaaaaatcatacagttagccattgttagcaGTTTCAGGTAACGCTTGCTAGCTATCAACCAAGTCCTGTCTCCAACGCGAATTAGACACTACCTGAGGTAACTAATGTAATGCTGTGCAGTTAAATTAGTCATATTTTGAGTTCCAGGTTGGTAATAAACGTCTAAATAACAATAAAAACGCTTTCGTGGAAAATGTTCTTGGTCACTGTTCACTTCCGTTTACACTGAAGTAAAAGGATCTTATGGGTTGGCGTCATAGTGCAAAGGGTGTGGTTAATTGAAAAAGTTATGCGCGCTGTATTTTGAAATACGGTACTGCTTATTACGTTATACATCAAATCTCCTATTCATGATCACTATATTTCAAGGTAAGACCAGACCAGACAAGTGTGTTAGCAAGAATAGAGTTGAAAATAATGACTTTATTACGTCTACTAAGTAAGGTAACTATTCAGTTGTGCTTGAACTAGCCTAGGTTTACAGTCTCTCTAAAAACAGATTTACACAAGCCTGTTTCAAATGACAAGTTAACAAAGGATTAATCAGGGGTATGTGGTTAATTACCCCAAGACACTTCAAATGATAACTATAATATTTTAGCTAAAGAATAGTTCCCGGATATCCCCTGCGTACATCTCAAGCCACACTGCTACAATTTCTCCCCGTTGTGGACACTCCTATGTCTGATAAGGctagtcaggaaggagaagctCTTGTAACATAGTTTGCACTTGAAGGGCTTGTCCTTGGTGTGAACGGTTTGATGAGTCTTCACATAGTACGCATGAGCGAAGCGTTTTCCACATGTGGGGCAGGCGTACGGCTTGTCGGCGTCAGTCGTAATGCTCGACTTCCCACATTGTGACGCGTTGACACCAGAGGAGGTAGAAGCAGGATCCACCACACTCAGGTGGTTAGTCTTTGAGCTCCCTCCTTGACCTCCagtcattgtttgtgtgttgGTATTGTGTGCTGTGTTATAGGCTAGGAACCTCTCGTGGTGAACGCCCATCGTGACCCTGTCTGTATTCGTGGGGTAACCATGAGGTAACTGAGGAAGGCTAGACCCAGGTCTCCTATGAACCCAGTCACTAGGCATTAGATGAGACCCTGAAGGAGAAGACAGATTTGCTGATAGACTACCACCAAGGgggtctcccaccactctctgtgaaggctgaagcccagggtgacctgctctgttcatcatggatactgtggtgtttgtatcataggaacaggagggtctctctctatCAGCTCCGTCTCTCTGATGACCATCAGGACTGGGGTGGCTTAGTCCACCTGTCCACTGCTTGTGTTCTACGTAGTGGAGTCTCTGTCCCTCGCGGTTGGGTCCTGGTTCTGACTCGGAAAGGAAGAGCAACGGTTCCTGATCCATGGTCCTGATCTGGTGCCAGGGTTTGTGACCAGCCGCTTCATAGGTCCAGTCTCTCCTGCCAGTAACATCAGATATCAGTAGGTCCTCGTGAACTGGAGACTGTAAACAAAGATGGTTCAGAAGAGCATATAAAAAGATTTATACAAGAAACTCTTTCCTGTCCACACAAACATGGCAAGATACAAAATGTTAACCACAGTCAAGCCCATCTCTAACACTATGATCTAAGAACCTAACTATATGGAGtttattatataaatataaataactcagaaaaaaacatcctctcacggtcaactgcgtttattgtcagcaaacttaacatgtgtaaatatttgtatgaacataagatttgacataaactgaacaagttccacaaacatgtgactaacagaaatggaataatgtgtccctgaacaaagggggggggtcaaaataaaaagtcagtatctggtctggccaccagctgcattaagtactgcagtgcatctcctcatggactgcaccagatttgcctgttcttgctgtgagatgttaccccactcttccaccaaagaGTGTCTTGCATAAAACGATACATGACAAGTAGAATAACTTCTCACTATGGTACCCTCGCTTTGATCAAATGAATTTGAGAATACTTTGGAAAAGGTTCAACATTACACACAGCTTCATGTCAAATAAACATGaattggcctcccgggtggcgcaatgGTTAAGgtcgctgtactgcagcgccagttgtgccatcagagtccctgggttcgcgcccaggctctgtcgtaaccggccgcgaccgggaggtccgtggggcgacgcacaattggcctagcgtcgtccgggttagggagggcttgtctcatcgcgcaccagcgactcctgtggcgggccgggcgcagtgcacgctaaccaaggttgccaggtacacggtgtttcctccaggcacattggtgcggctggcttccgggttggatgtgcgctgtgttaagaagcagtacggctggttgggttgtgtatcggaggacgcatgactttcaaccttcgtctctcccgagcccgtacgggagttgtagcgatgagacaagatagtagctactacaacaattggataccacgaaaaaggggtaaaaaaataaaaaaataaacatgaattAAGGCACTGATTGTCTAAAACACCTAAAAAgggacaaaatgtgtaaaaatgcTAAAGTGATGAAAAGTGACAGACATCTACTCTGCCTCAATATACTCATTCTTTCCTCTGTTCATCCAGTTCCCAGCTACGTCCAACACCAACAGAATGAACTACAAGAAACTAACTAGTACTATATTACACatcactacccactgggcacaaactggttattcaatgttgtttcaacataatttgtcaaagtattgtgacatggaatctacgtggaaaatacattggatttgaaacaAGTCGTGAATGTATAAtcgtttttatttttacctttgaAACAAAGACATCTTCAAGGTAATATCCactataaaaaaaacatttttaaacaatAGTCTGGGCAGCACCTACTACtagagagttgatctatctacaagCTCAGCCCTACTTAGCTTGATATTCATCATTGACTAttactagtaaaaattccctgtcttagtcagttacgatcaccactttattttaagaatgtgaaatgtcagaataatagtagagtgatttatttcagcttttatttctttcatcacattcccaatgggtccgAAATttccatacactcaattagtattcggtagcattgcctttaaattgtttaacttgggtcaaacgttttgggtagccttccacaagcttcccacattaagttgggtgcattttggcccattcctcctgacagagctggtgtaattgggtcaggtttgtaggcctccttgctcacacacgctttttcagttctgcccacacattttctataggattgaggtcagggctttgtgatggccactccaataccttgactttgttgtccttaagccattttgaatcAACTTTGGTAGTATgattggggtcgttgtccatttggaagacctatttgcgaccaagctttaactttctgactgatgtcttgatgttacttcaatatatccacataatgccatctatccacatcatgccatctattttgtgaagtgcaccagtccctcctgcagcaaagcagccccacagcatgattctgccacccccatgcttcacagttgggatggtgttcttcggcttgcaagcctcccctttaacctccaaacataacaatggtcattataaccaaacagttctatttcatcagaccagaggacatttctccaaaaattacgaactttatccccatgtgcagttgcaaaccgtagtctggctttttttaatggtaattttggagcagtggcttcttccttgctgatctcccaaggatgaaccagacttgtggaggtctccaaatttgtttctgaggtcttggctgatttattttgattttcccatgatgtcaagcaaagaggcactgagtttgaaggtaggccttgaaatacatccacatgtacacctccaattaacgactcaaattatgtcaattagcctatcagaagcttctaaagccatgacattttctggaattttacaagctgtttaaaggcacagtcaacttagtgtatgtaaacttctgacccactggaattgtgatataattcattgtaagtgaaataatctgtctgtaaacaattgttggaaaaattacttcgtcatgcacaaagtagaggtCCTatcagacttgccaaaactatagtttgaaatttgtggagtggttgaaaaacaaggtttaatgactccaacctaagtgtatgtaaactaccaacttcaactgtatgtgtatgttgACAAATGTTTTATGAAAGAAATAAGGCATGAGAACCTGGGAACTattgtgtgatgactccctcctAAGGGCTGTTTCCCCAGCCCTTCGCTTCACCTTGgtcataagaacagcccttagttgGGAAT
This genomic stretch from Oncorhynchus kisutch isolate 150728-3 linkage group LG7, Okis_V2, whole genome shotgun sequence harbors:
- the LOC116374623 gene encoding ichor encodes the protein MGEQGGWLEVNRGDWAAILDSQNQTGAAKGPGDNVTEQDRTRGNIVESPVHEDLLISDVTGRRDWTYEAAGHKPWHQIRTMDQEPLLFLSESEPGPNREGQRLHYVEHKQWTGGLSHPSPDGHQRDGADRERPSCSYDTNTTVSMMNRAGHPGLQPSQRVVGDPLGGSLSANLSSPSGSHLMPSDWVHRRPGSSLPQLPHGYPTNTDRVTMGVHHERFLAYNTAHNTNTQTMTGGQGGSSKTNHLSVVDPASTSSGVNASQCGKSSITTDADKPYACPTCGKRFAHAYYVKTHQTVHTKDKPFKCKLCYKSFSFLTSLIRHRSVHNGEKL